A window from Primulina huaijiensis isolate GDHJ02 chromosome 11, ASM1229523v2, whole genome shotgun sequence encodes these proteins:
- the LOC140987696 gene encoding peroxidase N1-like, whose protein sequence is MEKTKLEAACSGDTVVSCADILALATRDSVVLAGGASWAVPTERRDGRISAASEASNLPGFRDSIAVQIQKFQDKRLDTQDLVTLVGAHTIGTSACRFFRNRLYNFNSTGSPDQTIDPTFLPTLKSLCPKNGDASRRVGLDNGSENQFDCSFFTNLWDGRGVLETDQKLWSDDSTRPIVQSYLGIRGLAGLSFSMEFGRAMVKMSNIEVMTGTNGEIRTVCSAMN, encoded by the exons ATGGAG AAGACAAAGCTAGAGGCTGCGTGCTCAGGCGACACCGTCGTATCATGTGCGGACATTCTTGCTCTAGCGACTCGTGACTCGGTCGTGCTC GCTGGTGGGGCGAGCTGGGCTGTGCCGACAGAGCGGAGAGATGGTCGGATTTCTGCGGCGAGTGAGGCTTCCAATTTGCCTGGTTTTAGAGACTCCATTGCAGTGCAGATACAAAAATTCCAAGACAAAAGACTCGACACTCAAGATCTTGTCACCCTCGTCG gaGCACACACCATCGGCACCTCCGCTTGCAGGTTCTTTCGCAACAGGCTATATAACTTCAATTCCACCGGCAGTCCCGACCAAACAATCGATCCTACATTTCTCCCGACTCTTAAGTCCCTTTGCCCCAAAAACGGAGACGCTTCGAGGAGGGTGGGGCTCGACAATGGCAGCGAAAACCAGTTCGATTGCTCGTTTTTCACGAACCTGTGGGACGGCCGAGGAGTTCTTGAAACTGATCAGAAATTATGGAGCGATGATTCAACCCGACCAATCGTGCAAAGTTATCTGGGAATCAGAGGGCTGGCGGGATTGTCATTCAGCATGGAATTTGGAAGAGCCATGGTGAAGATGAGCAACATTGAAGTTATGACAGGCACCAATGGTGAAATACGTACAGTTTGCTCTGCCATGAATTAG
- the LOC140987149 gene encoding early nodulin-93-like, which produces MARNMAESARETTTLASLDKKLAIAKRCAREGVIAGAKAAVYASIATAIPTLAGVKMLPRARAYLNPTAQALIISTVGGMAYFIVADKTVLKKARRNSFNGASSPSLCDY; this is translated from the exons ATGGCAAGAAATATGGCCGAATCTGCTCGTGAAACAACCACATTGGCTTCTCTCGACAAAAAATTAGCAATCGCCAAACGTTGCGCTCGGG AAGGTGTGATTGCTGGAGCAAAAGCAGCTGTGTATGCCTCCATTGCCACTGCAATTCCAACT TTGGCAGGTGTGAAGATGCTTCCTAGGGCGAGAGCTTATCTCAATCCCACTGCTCAAGCTCTCATTATCTCCACCG TGGGTGGAATGGCATACTTCATAGTGGCAGACAAGACTGTTCTGAAAAAAGCACGTCGGAACTCCTTCAATGGCGCCTCTTCGCCATCGCTATGCGATTACTAA